In Quercus robur chromosome 11, dhQueRobu3.1, whole genome shotgun sequence, the following proteins share a genomic window:
- the LOC126706519 gene encoding basic blue protein-like has product MAQGIGNAIVVSVLLLGLLHCENVWAATYTVGDAGGWTFNVVGWPNGKTFKTGDVLVFNYNPTEHNVVAVDKQGYDTCTVSEGSKTYQTGSDKITLANGQNYFICGFPGHCGANLKMVVNAL; this is encoded by the exons ATGGCCCAGGGAATAGGTAATGCAATTGTTGTCTCAGTTCTGCTATTGGGTTTGCTCCACTGTGAAAACGTTTGGGCAGCAACCTATACTGTTGGAGATGCTGGAGGTTGGACCTTCAACGTTGTGGGTTGGCCTAATGGAAAGACCTTTAAGACTGGTGATGTACTTG TGTTCAACTACAACCCAACAGAGCACAATGTGGTTGCTGTAGACAAACAAGGTTACGATACATGCACGGTATCAGAAGGTTCAAAAACATATCAAACTGGAAGCGATAAAATCACGCTTGCGAATGGACAAAACTATTTCATTTGTGGTTTTCCGGGGCATTGCGGGGCCAACCTGAAAATGGTTGTCAACGCATTGTAA
- the LOC126706372 gene encoding basic blue protein-like, whose translation MMMSQGRGNAIAVLVLLLGMLLHCGNVWAATYTVGDAGGWAFNVVGWPNGKTFRAGDVLVFNYNPTLHNVVGVGKHGYDTCTAAGQKFQTGRDKIKLVKGFNYFICGFPGHCASNMKIAVNAM comes from the exons atGATGATGTCTCAGGGAAGAGGTAATGCAATTGCTGTCTTAGTTCTGCTACTGGGTATGCTCCTTCACTGTGGTAATGTTTGGGCAGCAACCTATACTGTTGGAGATGCTGGTGGATGGGCCTTCAATGTTGTGGGTTGGCCTAATGGAAAGACCTTTAGGGCTGGTGATGTACTCG TGTTCAACTACAACCCAACATTGCACAATGTGGTTGGTGTAGGCAAACATGGTTACGATACATGCACGGCAGCAggacaaaaatttcaaactggAAGAGATAAAATCAAGCTTGTGAAAGGATTTAACTATTTCATTTGCGGTTTTCCTGGGCATTGTGCAAGTAACATGAAAATAGCTGTTAACGCAATGTAA